One part of the Fundidesulfovibrio magnetotacticus genome encodes these proteins:
- a CDS encoding CBS domain-containing protein: MIPKPAKGLSAPTVVTAHINADFDALAAMIAASKLYPDATLIFPGSQEKNLRNFFIQSATYLFNFKTFKDIDPDSVRTLVLVDTRQRSRVSHVAPLLERPGVEVHLYDHHPDTEEDVPGQVSVVRPWGSTTTILTHLIRERGLSLTPDEATFLALGIYEDTGSFTFTSTVEEDFQAGAWLKSQGMDMATLSELLTRELSAEQITIMSALIESAATYDINGVEVVVAQTAMDNYVGDFALLAHKLMDMQNIRVLFALALMKDRVHLVARSRTADVDVGRICASLGGGGHAYAASASLKDKTLTQAREDLFGLLYSQVNPQILAASLMSAPAKTVREDQTLAQADEVMTHFGLKAVPVLDAGDGQCVGILEHDIVDKAVKHGLGGSQAGEYMVHGALCVAPATELYRITEIILNQRQRLVPVVENGKVAGVVTRTDLINVLVREPARIPETVGAGRRGERSMAGHLRDRLPKGLLALLKRAGSLAKSMGYEAYVVGGFVRDLILGRPNLDLDLVVEGDGILFAEAMARELGGRVKSHHKFQTAAVLLHDGNRVDVATARLEYYEYPAALPTVELSSIKMDLYRRDFTINALAIHLSPERFGRLVDFFDAQRDLKDRMIRVLHSLSFVEDPTRILRAIRFEQRFHFKIGAQTERLIRNAIANQFVHKLSGPRVFHEMRHIMEDDRPLASIRRMDELKLLAAIHPDLALDPRKDEVLAEAERVITWYALLYVEPKPEVWRIYFLGLCAGMEDDQVQGVARRLGFSKHLEESFLALRHSIRNTAQQIFEWDYRRGLHSELYFLLKDLPLEGVLYLMARNPKETVQRSISLFLTTLRTLRVELAGADLKAMGLPPGPRYAQILRAVTAAMLDGKATCRAEQMALAKRMAEKDMGLEWMPGAAPTP, encoded by the coding sequence ATGATCCCCAAGCCTGCCAAGGGCTTGTCCGCTCCCACGGTCGTAACCGCCCACATCAACGCAGACTTCGACGCCCTGGCCGCCATGATCGCCGCCAGCAAGCTCTACCCGGACGCCACGCTCATCTTCCCCGGCAGCCAGGAGAAGAACCTTCGCAACTTCTTCATCCAGAGCGCCACCTACCTCTTCAACTTCAAGACCTTCAAGGACATCGACCCCGACTCCGTGCGCACCCTGGTGCTCGTGGACACGCGCCAGCGCTCCCGCGTCTCCCACGTGGCCCCGCTCCTGGAGCGCCCGGGCGTGGAGGTGCACCTCTACGACCACCACCCCGACACCGAGGAGGACGTTCCCGGACAGGTGAGCGTGGTCAGGCCCTGGGGCTCCACCACCACCATCCTCACGCACCTGATCCGGGAGAGGGGGCTCTCCCTCACCCCCGACGAGGCCACCTTCCTGGCCCTGGGCATCTACGAGGACACGGGCTCCTTCACCTTCACATCCACCGTGGAGGAGGACTTCCAGGCCGGAGCGTGGCTCAAATCCCAGGGAATGGACATGGCCACCCTCTCGGAGCTGCTCACCCGCGAGCTCTCGGCCGAGCAGATCACCATCATGAGCGCGCTCATCGAATCCGCCGCCACCTACGACATCAACGGCGTGGAGGTGGTGGTGGCCCAGACCGCCATGGACAACTACGTGGGCGACTTCGCCCTTCTGGCCCACAAGCTCATGGACATGCAGAACATACGGGTGCTCTTCGCCCTGGCCCTCATGAAGGACCGCGTGCACCTGGTGGCCCGCTCGCGCACCGCCGACGTGGACGTGGGCCGCATCTGCGCCTCGCTGGGCGGCGGCGGCCACGCCTACGCCGCCTCGGCCTCCCTCAAGGACAAGACCCTCACCCAGGCCCGGGAAGACCTCTTCGGGCTGCTCTACTCCCAGGTGAACCCGCAGATCCTGGCCGCCTCGCTCATGAGCGCCCCGGCCAAGACCGTGCGCGAGGACCAGACCCTGGCCCAGGCCGACGAGGTGATGACCCACTTCGGCCTCAAGGCCGTGCCCGTGCTGGACGCCGGAGACGGGCAATGCGTGGGCATCCTGGAGCACGACATCGTGGACAAGGCCGTCAAGCACGGCCTGGGCGGCTCCCAGGCCGGGGAGTACATGGTGCACGGCGCGCTGTGCGTCGCGCCCGCCACGGAGCTCTACCGCATCACAGAGATCATCCTGAACCAACGCCAGCGCCTGGTCCCCGTGGTGGAGAACGGCAAGGTGGCAGGCGTGGTGACGCGCACGGACCTGATCAACGTGCTCGTGCGCGAGCCCGCGCGCATCCCCGAGACCGTGGGCGCGGGCAGGCGCGGCGAGCGCAGCATGGCCGGGCACCTGCGCGACCGCCTGCCCAAGGGCCTGCTGGCCCTGCTCAAGCGGGCGGGAAGCCTGGCCAAGTCCATGGGCTACGAGGCCTACGTGGTGGGCGGCTTCGTGCGCGACCTCATCCTGGGCAGGCCCAACCTGGACCTGGACCTGGTGGTGGAGGGCGACGGCATCCTCTTCGCCGAGGCCATGGCGCGGGAGCTGGGCGGACGCGTGAAGAGCCACCACAAGTTCCAGACCGCCGCCGTGCTTCTGCACGACGGCAACCGCGTGGACGTGGCCACCGCGCGCCTGGAATACTACGAGTATCCGGCGGCTCTGCCCACGGTGGAGCTCTCCTCCATCAAGATGGACCTCTACCGGCGCGACTTCACCATCAACGCCCTGGCCATCCACCTCTCGCCCGAGCGTTTCGGCAGGCTCGTGGACTTCTTCGACGCCCAGCGCGACCTCAAGGACCGCATGATCCGCGTGCTGCACTCCCTTTCCTTCGTGGAGGACCCCACGCGCATCCTGCGGGCCATCCGCTTCGAGCAGCGCTTCCACTTCAAGATCGGCGCGCAGACCGAACGTCTCATCAGAAACGCCATCGCCAACCAGTTCGTGCACAAGCTCTCGGGGCCGCGCGTGTTCCACGAGATGCGCCACATCATGGAGGACGACAGGCCCCTGGCCAGCATCCGGCGCATGGACGAACTCAAGCTCCTGGCCGCCATCCACCCGGACCTGGCCCTGGACCCGCGCAAGGACGAGGTGCTCGCCGAGGCCGAGCGCGTCATCACGTGGTATGCCCTGCTCTACGTGGAGCCCAAGCCCGAGGTCTGGCGCATCTACTTCCTGGGCCTGTGCGCCGGCATGGAGGACGACCAGGTGCAGGGCGTGGCCCGCCGCCTGGGCTTCTCCAAACATCTGGAGGAGAGCTTCCTGGCCCTGCGCCACTCCATCCGCAACACGGCGCAGCAGATTTTCGAGTGGGATTACCGGCGCGGGCTGCACAGCGAACTCTACTTCCTGCTCAAGGACCTGCCCCTGGAAGGCGTGCTCTACCTCATGGCGCGCAATCCCAAGGAGACCGTGCAGCGCTCCATCTCGCTCTTCCTGACCACCCTGCGCACCCTGCGCGTGGAACTGGCCGGGGCGGACCTGAAGGCCATGGGCCTGCCGCCCGGGCCGCGCTACGCCCAGATCCTGCGCGCCGTCACGGCCGCCATGCTCGACGGCAAGGCCACCTGCCGGGCCGAACAGATGGCCCTGGCCAAACGCATGGCCGAGAAGGACATGGGGCTCGAATGGATGCCGGGGGCTGCCCCGACCCCATGA
- a CDS encoding MFS transporter: MTPILQRAVSKATWRLLPFLFVLYIAAYLDRINVSFAALGMNKDLGLDQAAYGFGAGIFFLGYVLLEVPSNLVLARVGARRWIARIMVSWGLVTMALAYAQGPVSFAALRFLLGACEAGFFPGIILYLTYWFPHASRARAVALFMTATPVAGLVGSPLSGWIMGLHGVWGHTGWQWLFLLEGLPAVLLGVAVWFTMPAGPAKAAWLTPDERQALAGALEAEGADAGPGRLHGVRQGLTSPVVWLFGFIYFCSVLAMYGLVMFLPQIVAQVTGGDALSVGFHVMVAYGFAAVGMVLIGASSDRFAERRWHVIGSMGLCLCGMVALSAATGLAGVLAGASLAAMGIWGVLGPFWGMATRCLGGAAAAAGIALINSLGNVGGFLGPYLMGWVKSNTGHYSEAFLYVAAVILLGMASALLVRQPRRNG, encoded by the coding sequence ATGACCCCCATTCTCCAGCGGGCCGTCTCCAAGGCCACTTGGCGGCTTCTGCCGTTTCTTTTCGTGCTCTACATCGCGGCCTACCTGGACCGCATCAACGTGAGCTTCGCGGCCCTGGGCATGAACAAGGACCTCGGCCTGGACCAGGCCGCCTACGGCTTCGGCGCGGGCATCTTCTTCCTGGGCTACGTGCTCCTGGAGGTGCCCAGCAACCTGGTGCTGGCGCGCGTGGGCGCCAGGCGCTGGATCGCGCGGATCATGGTCAGCTGGGGGCTTGTGACCATGGCCCTGGCCTACGCCCAGGGGCCGGTCTCCTTCGCGGCGCTGCGCTTCCTGCTGGGGGCGTGCGAGGCGGGGTTCTTTCCCGGGATCATCCTCTACCTCACCTACTGGTTCCCCCACGCCAGCCGGGCGCGGGCCGTGGCTCTGTTCATGACCGCCACGCCCGTGGCGGGTCTGGTGGGCAGCCCCCTCTCGGGCTGGATCATGGGGCTGCACGGCGTCTGGGGCCACACGGGCTGGCAGTGGCTCTTCCTGCTGGAGGGGCTGCCAGCCGTGCTCCTGGGCGTGGCGGTGTGGTTCACCATGCCCGCGGGACCGGCCAAGGCCGCATGGCTGACCCCCGACGAGCGCCAGGCCCTGGCCGGGGCGCTGGAAGCCGAGGGCGCGGACGCCGGGCCGGGACGCCTGCACGGCGTGCGCCAGGGGCTGACAAGCCCCGTGGTGTGGCTCTTCGGCTTCATCTACTTCTGCTCGGTGCTGGCCATGTACGGCCTGGTGATGTTCCTGCCCCAGATCGTGGCCCAGGTGACCGGGGGCGACGCCCTGTCCGTGGGCTTTCACGTGATGGTGGCCTACGGGTTCGCGGCGGTGGGCATGGTGCTCATCGGAGCGAGTTCGGACCGCTTCGCGGAGCGGCGCTGGCACGTGATCGGCTCCATGGGCCTGTGCCTGTGCGGCATGGTGGCCCTCTCGGCGGCCACGGGCCTGGCGGGCGTGCTGGCCGGGGCGAGCCTGGCGGCCATGGGCATCTGGGGCGTGCTGGGGCCGTTCTGGGGCATGGCCACGCGCTGCCTGGGCGGCGCGGCCGCCGCGGCGGGCATCGCGCTCATCAACTCCCTGGGCAACGTGGGCGGCTTCCTGGGGCCGTACCTGATGGGCTGGGTGAAATCCAACACCGGGCACTACTCCGAGGCCTTCCTCTACGTTGCCGCTGTGATCCTCCTGGGCATGGCCTCGGCGCTCCTGGTGCGGCAGCCCCGACGCAACGGCTGA
- a CDS encoding undecaprenyl-diphosphate phosphatase, with protein MDPWLSSIILGIVEGVTEFLPVSSTGHLILTGALLGHAGEKAASYDIIIQLGAILAVVVMYRERFAGLVVPRPRERFTGTRGLMLLFLTCLPAGLLGLFARKAIKAHLFAPLPVALALAAGAVMILIVESRRGGRDKYHDFDDVSPALALGIGLFQCLSLWPGFSRSASTILGAMILGSRRKLAAEYSFVAAVPIMLAATGYEFYKSWAEFSMADLQFLAVGFVTAFFSAWLAVKWFIGLVSRMTLRPFAVYRLLLALAVFVFWPS; from the coding sequence ATGGACCCCTGGCTCAGTTCCATCATTCTCGGCATCGTCGAGGGCGTCACCGAATTCCTGCCCGTGTCGTCCACGGGGCATCTCATTCTCACGGGTGCGCTCCTGGGACATGCGGGAGAGAAGGCCGCCTCGTACGACATCATCATTCAGCTTGGGGCCATTCTCGCGGTGGTGGTGATGTACCGCGAGCGCTTCGCGGGGCTCGTTGTCCCCCGGCCGCGCGAGCGTTTCACCGGAACGCGCGGGCTGATGCTCCTGTTTCTCACCTGCCTCCCGGCCGGTCTGCTGGGGCTCTTCGCGCGCAAGGCCATCAAGGCGCATCTTTTCGCCCCCCTGCCGGTGGCCCTGGCCCTGGCGGCGGGCGCGGTGATGATCCTCATCGTGGAGTCCAGGCGCGGCGGACGCGACAAATACCACGACTTCGACGACGTATCGCCCGCCCTGGCCCTGGGCATCGGCCTGTTCCAGTGCCTGTCGTTGTGGCCCGGGTTCTCGCGTTCGGCCTCCACAATCCTGGGGGCCATGATCCTGGGTTCGCGTCGCAAGCTGGCGGCGGAGTATTCCTTCGTGGCGGCGGTGCCCATCATGCTGGCGGCCACGGGGTACGAATTCTACAAGAGCTGGGCGGAGTTCAGCATGGCCGACCTCCAGTTCCTGGCCGTGGGGTTCGTGACGGCCTTCTTCTCGGCGTGGCTGGCGGTGAAGTGGTTCATCGGCCTGGTGAGCCGCATGACGCTCCGGCCCTTCGCCGTGTACCGGCTGCTCCTGGCCCTGGCGGTGTTCGTCTTCTGGCCTTCGTGA
- a CDS encoding cupin domain-containing protein, with product MPGEHLNWDDLEWDIPARGVRRKVVHGAGYTLALVELSPDDSPALHAHPHEQASTVQNGHGVFIVDGRRHPVRSGDVVRIASNVPHALAVPGPGVVTVLDVFVPRREEFPESKRKA from the coding sequence ATGCCTGGCGAACACTTGAACTGGGACGATCTGGAATGGGACATCCCCGCACGGGGGGTCCGGCGCAAGGTGGTGCACGGAGCGGGCTACACCCTGGCCTTGGTGGAGCTCTCGCCGGACGACTCGCCCGCCCTCCACGCCCACCCTCACGAGCAGGCCAGCACCGTGCAGAACGGGCACGGCGTCTTCATCGTGGACGGCAGGCGACACCCGGTGCGAAGCGGCGACGTGGTGCGCATCGCTTCCAACGTCCCCCACGCCCTGGCCGTGCCCGGGCCGGGCGTCGTCACCGTGCTGGACGTGTTCGTGCCCAGGAGGGAGGAGTTCCCGGAGTCGAAGAGGAAAGCGTGA
- a CDS encoding lactate racemase domain-containing protein has product MADGIGYLDKGLSEAEVRSVMEHGAPRKAFAGKRVLVLTPDTTRTCPLPMMIRNLAELMVPHVACLDFMVALGTHQPLPEREIEELYGLTPETRARLLPGSRLLNHRWDLPDTLKVIGRLSDEDVRDISGGLFAQGVDVAINRHVYDYDLIVILGPVFPHEVAGFSGGDKYLFPGVAGGDFLHFTHWLGAVVTCWDTIGIRQTPVREALTRAARLVTVPRLCMSMVVRSKQELAGLYVGETREAWTMATELSAKLHIVTKDKPYHTVLGTASHMYDELWVAGKVMYKLEPVVADGGRLIIHGKHITRVSDTWGELIKKVGYHSRDYFLKRMDQFKDVPWAVLAHSTHVRGLGRFEDGVEMPRIEVILATSIPEEECRRINLGYMDPDAIDIEAYRGREDEGVLLVEDAGEVLHRLKPR; this is encoded by the coding sequence ATGGCAGACGGAATCGGATATCTGGACAAGGGGTTGAGCGAGGCCGAAGTTCGCTCCGTCATGGAGCACGGCGCGCCGAGGAAGGCGTTCGCGGGCAAGCGCGTGCTGGTCCTCACGCCGGACACCACGCGAACCTGCCCCCTGCCCATGATGATCAGGAACCTGGCCGAACTCATGGTCCCCCACGTGGCCTGCCTGGATTTCATGGTGGCCCTGGGCACCCATCAGCCGCTGCCCGAGCGTGAGATCGAGGAACTCTACGGCCTCACGCCCGAGACGCGCGCGCGGCTGCTGCCCGGGTCCAGGCTGTTGAACCACCGCTGGGACCTGCCCGACACCCTCAAGGTGATCGGGCGGCTCTCCGACGAGGACGTGCGCGACATCTCGGGCGGACTCTTCGCCCAGGGCGTCGACGTGGCCATCAACCGCCACGTGTACGACTACGACCTGATCGTGATCCTCGGGCCGGTGTTCCCCCACGAGGTGGCCGGTTTCTCCGGGGGCGACAAGTATCTGTTCCCCGGCGTGGCGGGGGGCGATTTTCTGCACTTCACCCACTGGCTGGGCGCGGTGGTCACCTGCTGGGACACCATCGGCATCCGGCAGACGCCCGTGCGCGAGGCCCTTACGCGGGCGGCCAGGCTGGTCACGGTGCCCAGGCTGTGCATGTCCATGGTGGTGCGCTCCAAGCAGGAGTTGGCGGGGCTCTACGTGGGCGAGACGCGCGAAGCCTGGACCATGGCCACGGAACTTTCCGCCAAGCTGCACATCGTCACCAAGGACAAGCCCTACCACACGGTGCTGGGCACGGCGTCGCACATGTACGACGAGCTGTGGGTGGCGGGAAAGGTGATGTACAAGCTGGAGCCCGTGGTTGCGGACGGGGGCAGGCTCATCATCCACGGCAAGCACATCACGCGCGTCTCGGACACCTGGGGCGAGCTGATCAAAAAGGTGGGCTACCACTCGCGCGACTACTTCCTGAAAAGGATGGACCAGTTCAAGGACGTGCCCTGGGCCGTGCTGGCGCATTCCACGCACGTGCGCGGCCTCGGCCGGTTCGAGGACGGGGTGGAGATGCCGCGCATCGAGGTGATTCTGGCCACGTCCATCCCGGAGGAGGAGTGCCGCCGCATCAACCTGGGGTACATGGACCCGGACGCCATCGACATCGAGGCGTACCGGGGCCGAGAGGACGAAGGCGTCCTGCTCGTGGAGGACGCGGGCGAGGTGCTGCACCGCCTGAAGCCCCGCTGA
- a CDS encoding iron-containing alcohol dehydrogenase: protein MNAFNLFMPTRILFGPGRLSELGSTPHLPGGKALVVTGASGAMERAGILGRVVRALEGRGMEAVVYAGVTPNPVESSIDEAARLARERSCDVVIGLGGGSPMDAAKAVAVAATNPGRFWEYVQRGTGGRRQPEKPPLPIVTITTTSGTGSECDPWAVISRLESKEKLGFGFESTIPALAIVDPELTIGLPPAQTAHTGMDAFFHAAETFLATVSQPASELFSLESVRLISRHLPTAIRDGSNLEARAGMAWAATAAGVCQTLSANIVHHPMEHALSAMNPSLPHGLGLVMLSRAFFGILESRKPEAFLALAGALGADDGKPMPFARALEDLIARCGLDGERLSGHGFSPSDVRALTDNVYATVGRHFDITPVALSREDVADVFTKSM, encoded by the coding sequence ATGAATGCCTTCAATCTGTTCATGCCCACCCGCATCCTTTTCGGTCCCGGGCGCCTCTCCGAGCTGGGCTCGACACCCCACCTGCCGGGCGGCAAGGCCCTTGTGGTCACGGGCGCGAGCGGCGCCATGGAGCGGGCGGGGATCCTGGGCAGGGTGGTCCGAGCCCTGGAAGGCCGGGGCATGGAGGCCGTCGTCTACGCGGGCGTCACGCCGAACCCCGTGGAGTCCTCCATCGACGAGGCGGCGCGTCTGGCGCGCGAGCGCTCCTGCGACGTGGTGATCGGCCTGGGAGGCGGAAGCCCCATGGACGCGGCCAAGGCCGTCGCGGTGGCCGCCACGAATCCCGGCCGTTTCTGGGAGTACGTGCAGCGCGGCACGGGCGGACGCAGGCAGCCCGAGAAGCCGCCGCTGCCGATCGTGACCATCACCACCACGTCGGGCACGGGCTCGGAGTGCGACCCCTGGGCGGTGATCAGCCGCCTGGAGAGCAAGGAGAAGCTGGGCTTCGGGTTCGAGAGCACCATCCCCGCGCTGGCCATCGTGGACCCTGAACTGACCATCGGCCTGCCCCCCGCCCAGACGGCCCACACCGGCATGGACGCCTTCTTCCACGCCGCGGAGACCTTCCTGGCCACGGTGAGCCAGCCAGCCTCGGAGCTTTTCAGCCTGGAGTCCGTGCGTCTCATTTCCAGGCATCTGCCGACGGCCATCAGGGACGGCTCCAACCTGGAGGCCCGCGCGGGCATGGCCTGGGCGGCCACGGCGGCGGGCGTCTGCCAGACGCTTTCGGCCAACATCGTGCACCACCCCATGGAGCACGCGCTCTCGGCCATGAATCCCTCCCTGCCGCACGGCCTGGGTCTGGTGATGCTCTCCCGGGCCTTCTTCGGCATCCTGGAATCCCGCAAGCCGGAGGCCTTCCTGGCGCTGGCCGGGGCCCTGGGCGCGGACGACGGGAAACCCATGCCCTTCGCGCGGGCGCTCGAAGACCTTATCGCGCGGTGCGGACTTGACGGCGAAAGGCTTTCCGGTCACGGCTTCTCGCCGTCCGACGTCCGGGCCTTGACCGACAACGTCTACGCCACGGTGGGACGGCATTTCGACATCACGCCCGTGGCGCTCTCGCGCGAGGACGTGGCGGACGTTTTCACCAAGTCCATGTAA
- a CDS encoding gluconokinase, with the protein MESIPPSKAAAPLVLALDVGSTTTRAGVFDAGGRLVEGLAAAAPTVLRGDPDGQNTADPDALLDGLFSCIDRVLADAGDMARSIKAVGGCSFVSNLMAVDRDARPMTRLSTYADLSSAGEAEFLRRELDEERFRQRTGCRFHPSYAAPRLLHLKRHRPEVFRSAARFVTLGEYLELTLFGKARASFSAASWSGLLDSRELRWDEELLGRLELTPSLFSPLADLDEPCTGLADGWHTRWPALANIPWFPLMGDGAAANVGTGCASPERVAVTLGTTSAVRAVTPGAPGMLPKALWRYRLDRERSLPGGALTEGGSLPAWMREVLRLGAPEDVEREVASMKPCSHGLTVLPLMAGERAPGWSGKANGAVLGMTLATRPVEIFRAGLESVAQRLYMVLEELAAVLPGRFTVVAGGGALRASSAWRRILTDAVGREVLFPDVEEPSMRGAALMALEALGVVRDVADLPVPEGTALAPDAGAHALHLEAVERQRALYAQVIANA; encoded by the coding sequence ATGGAGAGCATCCCGCCCTCAAAGGCCGCCGCCCCCCTGGTGCTGGCCCTCGATGTGGGCTCCACCACCACCCGCGCCGGAGTGTTCGACGCGGGAGGCAGGCTGGTGGAGGGGCTTGCCGCCGCCGCGCCCACCGTCCTGCGCGGCGATCCGGACGGCCAGAACACCGCCGACCCCGACGCCCTGCTGGACGGACTCTTCTCCTGCATCGACCGGGTGCTGGCCGATGCGGGCGACATGGCCCGCTCCATCAAGGCCGTCGGCGGATGCTCCTTCGTCTCCAACCTCATGGCCGTGGACCGCGACGCGCGGCCCATGACCCGGCTCTCCACCTACGCGGACCTGAGTTCCGCCGGGGAGGCGGAGTTCCTGCGCCGCGAGTTGGACGAGGAGCGTTTCAGGCAGCGGACAGGGTGTCGCTTCCACCCCAGCTACGCCGCGCCGCGCCTGCTGCACCTCAAGCGCCACCGGCCCGAGGTGTTCCGTTCGGCGGCAAGGTTCGTCACGCTGGGCGAGTATCTGGAGCTGACCCTCTTCGGGAAGGCCCGCGCCAGCTTCAGCGCGGCTTCCTGGTCCGGACTCCTGGATTCGCGGGAGCTGCGCTGGGATGAGGAGCTGCTGGGCCGCCTGGAGCTCACGCCGTCGCTGTTCTCGCCCCTGGCGGACCTGGACGAGCCCTGCACGGGGCTGGCCGACGGCTGGCACACGCGCTGGCCCGCCCTGGCGAACATCCCGTGGTTCCCCCTGATGGGCGACGGGGCGGCCGCCAACGTGGGCACGGGCTGTGCCTCGCCGGAACGCGTGGCCGTGACGCTGGGCACCACCAGCGCCGTGCGCGCGGTAACGCCCGGCGCGCCCGGCATGCTGCCCAAGGCCCTGTGGCGCTACCGCCTGGACCGTGAACGCTCCCTGCCCGGCGGGGCGCTCACAGAGGGCGGGTCGCTGCCCGCCTGGATGCGCGAGGTGCTGCGCCTGGGCGCTCCGGAGGATGTGGAACGCGAGGTGGCGTCCATGAAGCCTTGCTCCCACGGGCTGACCGTGCTCCCGCTCATGGCGGGAGAGCGCGCGCCGGGCTGGTCCGGCAAGGCCAACGGGGCCGTGCTGGGCATGACCCTGGCCACGCGGCCCGTGGAGATTTTCAGGGCGGGGCTGGAATCGGTGGCCCAGCGCCTGTACATGGTGCTGGAGGAGCTTGCCGCCGTGCTGCCCGGACGATTCACCGTGGTGGCCGGAGGCGGGGCGTTGCGGGCCTCGTCGGCCTGGCGGCGCATCCTCACGGACGCCGTGGGGCGCGAGGTGCTCTTCCCGGACGTGGAGGAGCCGTCCATGCGCGGCGCGGCCCTGATGGCCCTGGAGGCCCTGGGCGTGGTGCGCGACGTGGCCGACCTTCCCGTTCCCGAGGGGACCGCCCTCGCCCCGGACGCCGGGGCCCACGCACTCCACCTGGAGGCCGTCGAGCGCCAGCGCGCGCTCTACGCGCAGGTCATCGCCAACGCATAG
- a CDS encoding tagaturonate epimerase family protein, giving the protein MEAIKAPLGAFLVHQGEGRDKLTDALSGTLGSDVVAASLAPAGGGVAGVMDKSGVEHVFSVTPGAPLLSLAEGTLDHAGGYSLSLGRSCPANLPALLAAMPSLTPGATGLAPSFGFGDRIGLATPGHAAAMRAAGEGLVPIFCQQSIREMTRTRRTPPEVMSDAVFGALRSGWTGPTGADADHLKTFADVDVTAASGFVFFTIDPSDHVDQNAGGYDGAELEKRFEAMVQAGQGGAEQAAGLYEGKSFDLGTGAVAFDRQTLYRAVVKYGRALDHIQAMAAHIAEVRAGKPWEIEVSVDETEEPTSVAEHCYIAMELKRRGVAIVSLAPRFPGAFEKGVDYRGDLRELRDVLARHAAVAERFGPYKLSLHSGSDKFGVYPLLAKATRGVFHVKTAGTSYLEALRVACRADPDLFREIVGFSRARFDTDKASYHISAVLGGSSPPERLDKGVLEAAYLGYDNGRQILHVTFGSVLTAPGARGGPSFRERLAALLKEHRALHEEVLRIHFERHLRPLTGA; this is encoded by the coding sequence ATGGAAGCCATCAAGGCCCCCCTGGGGGCATTCCTCGTCCACCAGGGAGAAGGCCGGGACAAGCTGACCGACGCCCTTTCCGGCACGTTGGGTTCGGATGTCGTGGCGGCGTCTCTCGCGCCCGCCGGGGGCGGCGTGGCGGGCGTCATGGACAAAAGCGGAGTGGAGCACGTCTTTTCGGTGACCCCGGGCGCGCCCCTGCTTTCCCTGGCGGAGGGTACGCTCGATCATGCGGGCGGATACTCCCTGTCCTTAGGACGCTCCTGCCCGGCCAACCTGCCCGCGCTCCTGGCCGCCATGCCCTCGCTCACCCCGGGGGCCACCGGGCTCGCCCCCTCCTTCGGCTTCGGAGACCGCATCGGCCTGGCCACCCCCGGCCATGCCGCGGCCATGCGCGCGGCCGGGGAGGGCCTTGTCCCCATCTTCTGCCAGCAATCCATCCGGGAGATGACCCGCACCCGCCGCACACCGCCGGAGGTGATGTCCGACGCCGTCTTCGGGGCGCTGCGCTCCGGCTGGACCGGCCCCACCGGCGCGGACGCCGACCACCTGAAAACCTTCGCGGACGTGGACGTGACCGCCGCGTCCGGCTTCGTCTTCTTCACCATCGATCCCTCCGACCACGTGGACCAGAACGCCGGGGGGTACGACGGGGCGGAACTCGAGAAGCGCTTCGAGGCCATGGTCCAGGCCGGGCAGGGGGGCGCGGAGCAGGCGGCCGGGCTCTACGAGGGCAAATCCTTCGATCTCGGCACGGGCGCGGTCGCCTTCGACAGGCAGACCCTGTACCGGGCCGTGGTGAAGTACGGCCGCGCCCTGGACCACATCCAGGCCATGGCCGCCCACATCGCCGAGGTCCGCGCCGGGAAGCCCTGGGAGATCGAGGTCTCCGTCGACGAGACCGAGGAGCCCACCAGCGTTGCCGAGCATTGCTACATCGCCATGGAACTCAAGCGACGGGGCGTCGCCATCGTGAGCCTCGCCCCGCGCTTCCCCGGAGCCTTCGAGAAGGGCGTGGACTACCGGGGCGACCTGCGCGAACTGCGCGACGTGCTGGCCCGGCACGCCGCCGTGGCCGAGCGCTTCGGCCCCTACAAGCTCTCCCTGCACAGCGGATCGGACAAGTTCGGGGTCTACCCCCTGCTCGCCAAGGCCACCAGGGGCGTCTTCCACGTGAAAACCGCCGGGACCAGCTACCTGGAGGCCCTGCGCGTGGCCTGCCGGGCCGACCCGGACCTGTTCCGCGAAATCGTCGGGTTCTCCCGCGCCCGCTTCGACACGGACAAGGCCAGCTACCACATCTCGGCCGTGCTGGGCGGTTCTTCCCCGCCGGAGCGTCTCGACAAGGGCGTGCTCGAAGCGGCCTACCTCGGCTACGACAACGGCCGCCAGATACTGCACGTCACCTTCGGTTCGGTGCTCACCGCCCCGGGGGCGCGGGGCGGGCCATCCTTCAGGGAGCGCCTGGCGGCCCTGCTCAAGGAACACCGCGCCCTGCACGAGGAAGTGCTTCGCATCCACTTCGAGCGCCACCTGCGACCCCTGACGGGAGCCTAG